A DNA window from Fuerstiella sp. contains the following coding sequences:
- a CDS encoding Gfo/Idh/MocA family oxidoreductase, giving the protein MDSWKRKLRMGMVGGGQGAFIGGVHRLVAALDGQIELVAGSFSQDPENTRTTGKQLYLDPDRCYDTYQQMATAEAQRSSDDRIDFVSIVTPNSSHFSIAKAFLDAGFHVVCDKPMTHTLDEAKELVELVEKSGLIFALTHNYTGHPLIRHARHMVRSGEIGTVRKAIVEYLQDFLMVPHEKLGQKQAEWRVDPKRSGIGGTLGDVGTHCVNLLEYVTEDPVSELCADKSTFLPDRVLDEDVNALLRFQGGGKGVLCISQVATGEENGLTLRVYGSEGAIKWAQENPNYLEVYKYGEPRQTLTRGQGYLSDVAGAATRIPTGHPEGYLEAFANIYVGVAEAVRRHLDGNPMKTEEYDFPTVNDGLRGMQFIYSAVESADNNSSWVSM; this is encoded by the coding sequence ATGGATTCCTGGAAACGTAAACTACGAATGGGCATGGTTGGCGGCGGTCAGGGAGCTTTCATCGGCGGTGTCCATCGTTTGGTCGCCGCCCTTGATGGTCAGATTGAACTCGTAGCCGGAAGTTTCTCTCAGGACCCGGAGAATACCAGGACCACCGGAAAACAACTCTATCTGGATCCGGACCGCTGTTACGACACGTACCAGCAGATGGCAACAGCGGAGGCTCAGCGATCCAGCGACGACCGCATCGATTTTGTGAGTATTGTTACGCCAAATTCCTCGCACTTCTCGATCGCAAAGGCGTTTCTTGACGCAGGCTTTCACGTGGTATGTGATAAACCCATGACGCATACGCTCGACGAAGCAAAAGAGCTCGTCGAACTGGTGGAAAAATCGGGACTGATCTTCGCGCTGACTCACAATTACACCGGACATCCGCTGATTCGACATGCCCGACACATGGTTCGGTCCGGTGAGATCGGCACGGTGCGCAAAGCCATCGTTGAGTATCTGCAGGATTTTCTCATGGTGCCTCATGAGAAACTGGGCCAGAAGCAGGCCGAGTGGCGTGTGGACCCCAAGCGATCAGGAATCGGAGGAACACTGGGAGACGTGGGAACGCACTGCGTCAACCTGCTGGAGTATGTCACAGAAGATCCGGTCTCCGAGTTATGTGCAGACAAAAGCACATTTCTGCCTGATCGTGTTCTGGACGAAGATGTCAACGCGCTTCTCCGCTTCCAGGGAGGAGGCAAAGGTGTCCTGTGCATCAGCCAGGTGGCCACCGGTGAAGAAAATGGTTTGACGCTTCGTGTCTACGGTTCTGAAGGCGCGATTAAGTGGGCCCAGGAAAATCCGAATTATCTTGAAGTTTACAAATACGGGGAACCACGGCAGACGCTGACACGCGGGCAGGGCTATCTGTCCGACGTGGCAGGAGCAGCGACTCGCATCCCGACCGGACACCCGGAAGGCTATCTGGAAGCCTTTGCTAATATCTATGTTGGAGTGGCGGAAGCGGTCAGACGACATCTCGACGGGAATCCGATGAAGACCGAAGAATACGATTTTCCCACCGTGAACGATGGCCTTCGCGGAATGCAGTTTATCTATTCCGCCGTGGAGTCAGCCGACAATAATTCGAGTTGGGTTTCGATGTAA
- a CDS encoding sugar phosphate isomerase/epimerase: MPGIKGPAIFLAQFLRDEEPYNNLENIGKWVAGLGYKGVQIPAWDTRVFDRDTAAESKTYCDDYRGQLSEMGLVPTELGAYLSGQVMAIHPAYEIMFEGFHPDGLRGNERTEWAADQLRKCVDASVHLGIDLIPTLSGGLAWHMAYPWPQRPEGVIDEAFKELARRWRPLLDYAQERGKAFGYELHPGSDLYDGATFEMFLEHTDDHPAACINYDPSHFLLQQLDYLEFIRIFKDRIRGFHVKDAEFRPSGRVGVYGGYQSWAGRAGRFRSLGDGQVDFTSVFTLLTEAGYSGWAVLEWECAVKSPEQGAAEGAPFISRHLIETSDVAFDDFAASGVDVEANRRILGFG, from the coding sequence ATGCCAGGCATCAAAGGTCCGGCGATATTTCTTGCTCAGTTTCTAAGAGACGAAGAGCCCTACAATAATCTGGAAAATATCGGAAAATGGGTGGCCGGACTCGGCTACAAGGGCGTGCAGATTCCGGCGTGGGACACTCGAGTCTTTGATCGGGATACTGCGGCCGAATCCAAAACGTATTGCGATGACTATCGGGGCCAACTCAGTGAGATGGGCTTGGTGCCGACCGAACTGGGGGCTTATCTTTCCGGTCAGGTGATGGCGATCCACCCTGCCTACGAAATCATGTTCGAAGGCTTCCATCCCGACGGTCTTCGTGGCAATGAAAGAACCGAGTGGGCCGCCGATCAACTTCGGAAATGTGTTGACGCGTCCGTGCATCTGGGCATAGACCTGATCCCGACGTTGTCCGGTGGCTTAGCCTGGCACATGGCGTATCCATGGCCTCAACGGCCGGAGGGCGTCATTGACGAAGCTTTCAAAGAACTGGCGCGTCGCTGGAGACCGCTGCTGGACTATGCACAGGAACGGGGCAAGGCGTTCGGCTACGAACTTCATCCGGGCTCAGATTTGTACGATGGTGCCACCTTCGAAATGTTTCTCGAACATACGGACGACCATCCTGCCGCCTGCATCAACTATGACCCCAGCCATTTCCTGCTGCAGCAACTGGACTATCTTGAATTCATTCGGATCTTCAAAGACCGCATCAGAGGTTTCCACGTGAAAGATGCTGAGTTCCGTCCCAGCGGTCGCGTCGGTGTTTACGGCGGGTACCAGTCCTGGGCCGGTCGAGCCGGACGGTTCCGTTCTCTGGGTGACGGTCAGGTAGATTTCACCAGCGTTTTTACACTGCTCACCGAAGCAGGTTATTCGGGGTGGGCCGTACTGGAGTGGGAATGTGCGGTCAAGAGTCCGGAACAGGGGGCCGCCGAAGGTGCACCGTTTATTTCCAGACACCTCATCGAAACGTCCGATGTTGCATTTGACGACTTCGCGGCCAGCGGTGTCGATGTTGAAGCCAACCGCCGGATTCTTGGATTTGGCTGA
- a CDS encoding DUF1553 domain-containing protein, with the protein MTVSVSKTVFVAAAIVVLASTRAIEAENMDSEQAVTSHDVIPVLLLRCATCHGRQHQDGGLDLRTRALILKGGKSGPAIVPGEPENSLMLKRIHAEEMPPRKRLIEASVKPMEPDEIRRLTAWIRAGAPDGEKLSLDSEVEPLVTDEDREFWAFQPPGEITAPDVQHPDLVRNAVDAFILEKLEAKGLSLSPVADRRTLIRRAAFDLTGLPPEPDLMDAFLTDTRPGAWERLIESLLSSRRYGERWGGYWLDRAGYADTEGEREQDILRPYAYRYRDYVIRAFNADKPYDRFLLEQLAGDELADYENAEEITPEIYDNLVATGFLRMVPDPTWFNVTGFVPNRLDVVADAVDVLGSAVMGLTIKCARCHEHMFDPIPQEDYYSLTAVFKGAYDEHDWLKPNADDLLKSINKGRHSFRNLPYVPAEELRQWQERDENLQAQISALKEALSLRTESIRQQHLEEQLAELPESFRSDVRRAVATADDERDEHQKGLIAKFESTLFPDDEQLKKSSEEFKKAVEEANKKTGSLKKQRRPRPMIRALWDRGEPSPTYLLNRGSYLQPGDLVRPASLSVLSTSKLDIKPPWPGSKKTGRRLALAKWLVQPDHPLTARVMVNTIWKHHFRHGLVKSLDNFGLTGSLPTHPELLDWLAREFVKCNWSIKDMHRLILNSSTYRQSSLVKPEHERHDLDNDLLSRFPMKRMEAEALWDTLLYISGRLDETPFGFANGVNVRADGLVTAIGTDKGWRRSIYVEHNRKQNMTILECFDLPRPTPNCLERKQSTVAPQALHLLNNEIIDQLMLSFAERVITKAGADSGEQIRVCYSLALGRPPMPDENRFATETLSQLREARSEGNFDSNQRAVADLCHILINSAEFIYID; encoded by the coding sequence ATGACTGTCTCCGTCTCAAAAACTGTCTTTGTGGCAGCAGCGATTGTTGTATTGGCATCGACCAGAGCAATCGAAGCTGAAAATATGGATAGTGAACAAGCAGTTACGTCACATGATGTGATTCCCGTTTTACTGTTGCGCTGCGCAACCTGTCACGGACGCCAGCATCAGGATGGCGGACTGGACCTGCGCACCAGGGCCCTGATTCTGAAGGGAGGTAAGTCCGGTCCGGCTATCGTTCCCGGGGAACCGGAGAACAGTCTGATGTTGAAGAGAATCCATGCGGAAGAAATGCCTCCGCGCAAACGTCTGATTGAAGCCAGTGTGAAACCTATGGAACCAGACGAGATTCGGCGGCTAACGGCCTGGATCAGGGCCGGAGCACCGGATGGCGAAAAACTTTCACTGGACTCTGAAGTGGAACCTCTGGTCACCGATGAAGATCGAGAGTTTTGGGCGTTTCAGCCACCTGGTGAAATTACGGCGCCGGATGTCCAGCATCCTGACCTCGTCCGGAACGCTGTTGACGCATTTATTCTTGAGAAGCTGGAAGCGAAAGGACTGAGTCTGTCTCCGGTGGCTGATCGAAGAACTTTAATTCGACGAGCCGCGTTTGATCTGACCGGTCTGCCCCCGGAACCGGATCTGATGGATGCGTTTTTGACGGATACTCGTCCAGGTGCCTGGGAACGATTAATTGAATCACTGCTTTCCTCGCGACGATACGGAGAACGCTGGGGAGGCTACTGGCTTGATCGGGCAGGCTATGCGGACACCGAGGGCGAGCGTGAACAGGACATCCTCCGGCCATATGCATACCGCTATCGCGATTATGTGATCCGTGCGTTCAACGCAGACAAACCGTATGACCGTTTCCTGCTCGAACAGCTCGCCGGTGACGAACTTGCCGACTATGAAAATGCCGAAGAAATCACGCCTGAGATCTATGACAATCTTGTGGCGACAGGGTTTCTCAGAATGGTTCCGGATCCCACCTGGTTCAACGTCACTGGTTTTGTGCCCAACCGACTGGACGTCGTTGCCGATGCGGTGGATGTCCTTGGATCAGCCGTGATGGGATTGACGATTAAATGCGCTCGCTGTCACGAACACATGTTCGATCCGATTCCTCAGGAGGATTACTATTCTCTGACGGCCGTCTTTAAAGGAGCGTATGATGAGCACGACTGGTTGAAACCGAATGCGGACGACCTGCTCAAATCCATCAACAAGGGAAGGCACTCGTTCCGGAATCTGCCTTACGTGCCGGCGGAAGAGCTTCGTCAGTGGCAAGAACGTGACGAGAATTTACAGGCTCAGATCAGTGCCCTGAAGGAAGCCCTGAGCCTGCGCACGGAATCCATTCGGCAGCAGCATCTGGAAGAACAGCTTGCCGAACTGCCGGAATCCTTCCGCAGCGACGTACGGCGAGCTGTGGCAACCGCCGACGATGAACGCGATGAGCACCAGAAGGGGTTGATCGCAAAGTTCGAATCAACGCTCTTTCCGGACGATGAGCAGCTCAAAAAATCCAGTGAGGAATTTAAGAAAGCGGTCGAAGAGGCGAACAAAAAAACCGGCTCACTCAAAAAACAACGTCGTCCAAGACCAATGATTCGTGCACTCTGGGACCGTGGTGAACCCTCTCCCACGTATTTGCTGAACCGAGGCAGTTACCTTCAACCCGGTGACCTGGTGCGGCCCGCCAGCCTTTCTGTGCTGTCCACGAGTAAACTCGACATTAAGCCCCCATGGCCGGGATCGAAAAAAACGGGACGCCGCCTGGCACTGGCAAAGTGGCTGGTGCAGCCCGATCATCCGCTGACGGCGCGTGTGATGGTGAACACGATTTGGAAGCATCACTTCCGGCACGGTCTCGTAAAATCACTGGATAATTTCGGTCTCACCGGCAGCCTTCCTACTCATCCCGAACTCCTGGACTGGCTGGCCAGGGAGTTTGTTAAATGCAACTGGAGTATCAAGGACATGCACCGATTGATCCTGAATTCCAGTACTTACCGACAGTCGTCGCTGGTGAAACCTGAACATGAACGACACGACCTGGATAACGACCTGCTGTCTCGATTTCCAATGAAACGCATGGAGGCTGAGGCACTGTGGGATACCCTGCTGTACATTTCCGGTCGCCTGGACGAGACCCCGTTCGGATTTGCCAATGGAGTCAACGTACGGGCCGACGGTCTGGTAACGGCAATTGGTACAGACAAAGGCTGGCGGCGCAGCATTTATGTCGAGCACAACCGCAAACAAAACATGACGATCCTTGAGTGCTTCGATCTGCCACGCCCAACTCCAAACTGCCTGGAACGAAAACAGTCAACCGTTGCCCCTCAGGCATTGCATCTTTTGAATAATGAGATCATTGACCAGCTGATGCTCTCGTTTGCCGAACGTGTGATAACAAAAGCCGGTGCCGATTCCGGCGAACAAATCAGAGTCTGTTATTCCCTTGCTCTTGGCCGACCGCCGATGCCCGATGAGAACCGGTTCGCAACCGAGACACTCAGTCAGCTGCGGGAAGCGCGGAGTGAAGGAAATTTTGATTCCAATCAACGGGCCGTGGCGGACCTGTGTCATATTCTGATCAACTCGGCTGAATTCATTTACATCGACTAA